The DNA window TTCAACCTTTCAATTAAGTGTCTTTACCCCATTTTCTTCATCAAAACCTTTTAAGATCTCTTCCTCGACTCCGGTAAGATGGGCAAGCATATAGTTCCTGGCCTTTTCCACATCCTTTTCCACAATCGCTTCATAAATCTTTTTATGCTCCTGAAAAAGCAGCGCCGGAGTGTATTTGCCTTCATAAAGCTTCGAACGGCTTGCCTTAAGGCTATATTTCATAAGATCCGATATGGTATCCATAAGCCGAATCATAATCTTATTCTTCGTTGCCCGTGTAATAGCATAATGGAAGCGATGATCTGAAGAGCCATCGGAAGTGGGACTGTTTAAATCGTCTTGCAAGAGCTCCAATGCCGCAGATAATTCTCGTATATCTTCTGCTTCGGCACGTTCAGCCGCCATCCCTACAGC is part of the Desulfitobacterium chlororespirans DSM 11544 genome and encodes:
- a CDS encoding FadR/GntR family transcriptional regulator, whose product is MELKPIKTRKIYEEIVEQIRELVARGELKPGDRLPSERDLVERLKVSRASIREALSALELMGLLEVRSGEGTFVRRLRSESVVAPLAWMLTMEKGTVLELLEIRKILEVQAVGMAAERAEAEDIRELSAALELLQDDLNSPTSDGSSDHRFHYAITRATKNKIMIRLMDTISDLMKYSLKASRSKLYEGKYTPALLFQEHKKIYEAIVEKDVEKARNYMLAHLTGVEEEILKGFDEENGVKTLN